In Trifolium pratense cultivar HEN17-A07 linkage group LG7, ARS_RC_1.1, whole genome shotgun sequence, a genomic segment contains:
- the LOC123894516 gene encoding SUN domain-containing protein 1-like, translated as MSASTVSITAANPGSRRRPVIATEKKTASNLELLANDVAASPNVVTSGDGRAPSTAGNGRDLSHHSIRGEAVLSRDLGPASKRVAGGDSTAPPRRLRKSGGKSEKPKWVTVVRIFAKNFVLLALLVGFVQLIRWFTLKSGESVVGGGGGYAGFSEYEDRVSELEGSLKKMTKMIQVQVDVVDKKIVNEVGELRKEMDVKIEQKGAFLENELRKLETKSEKLERYLSELKVDDLLTKEEFEKFVEVLKNVKGNEYEGSGLDEIREFARGVVESEIEKHAADGLGRVDYALANSGAWVVRHSEVYDLGRVNWYMLTSRNGVHPKANMMLKPSFGEPGQCFPLKGSSGFVQIRLRAEIIPEAITLEHVAKSVAYDRSSAPKDCRISGWLQGKNTDSLIDTENRFLLAEFSYDLEKSNAQTFNVLTSAGSGVIDTIRFDFTSNHGSPSHTCIYRLRVHGYQSDSVSMMAIQP; from the exons ATGTCAGCTTCCACCGTGTCAATCACGGCGGCGAACCCGGGGTCGCGTCGGAGACCCGTGATCGCAACTGAAAAGAAAACCGCCAGTAATCTTGAACTCCTCGCAAACGATGTCGCTGCTTCTCCAAATGTCGTTACTTCCGGTGACGGAAGGGCTCCATCAACCGCCGGCAATGGTCGAGACTTGAGTCACCACTCGATTCGTGGTGAGGCTGTTCTTTCTAGGGATTTGGGTCCAGCGTCAAAGAGGGTTGCTGGTGGGGATTCTACTGCCCCGCCGCGGCGGTTGCGGAAGAGTGGTGGGAAGTCTGAGAAGCCAAAGTGGGTCACTGTGGTGAGAATCTTTGCTAAGAATTTTGTGTTGCTTGCGTTGCTTGTTGGGTTTGTTCAGTTGATTAGATGGTTTACGTTGAAATCTGGAGAAAGTGTtgttggaggaggaggagggtaTGCTGGGTTTTCGGAATATGAGGACCGGGTTTCGGAATTGGAGGGTTCGTTAAAGAAGATGACGAAGATGATTCAAGTACAGGTGGATGTGGTGGATAAGAAGATTGTGAATGAGGTTGGAGAGTTAAGGAAGGAAATGGATGTAAAAATTGAGCAAAAAGGTGCATTCTTGGAGAATGAGTTGAGAAAATTAGAGACTAAGAGTGAGAAATTGGAGAGATATTTGAGTGAATTGAAGGTAGATGATTTGTTAACAAAGGAGGAATTTGAGAAATTCGTTGAGGTTTTGAAGAATGTGAAGGGGAATGAGTATGAGGGTAGTGGTTTGGATGAGATAAGGGAATTTGCAAGAGGGGTGGTTGAGAGTGAGATTGAGAAGCATGCTGCAGATGGACTTGGGAGGGTGGATTATGCTCTTGCAAACAGTGGGGCTTGGGTTGTGAGGCATTCAGAGGTTTATGATTTGGGGAGGGTAAATTGGTACATGTTGACTTCTAGAAACGGTGTTCACCCCAAAGCTAATATGATGTTGAAACCGAGTTTTGGGGAGCCCGGGCAGTGTTTTCCGTTGAAGGGAAGTAGCGGGTTTGTTCAGATTAGGTTGCGTGCTGAAATCATTCCTGAGGCTATCACCTTGGAACATGTAGCAAag AGTGTAGCATATGATAGATCTAGTGCTCCCAAGGACTGCAGGATCTCTGGTTGGCTGCAGGGAAAAAATACTGATTCTCTAATTGATACTGAAAACAGGTTTCTTCTGGCAGAGTTTAGCTATGACCTTGAGAAGAGTAATGCTCAAACTTTCAATGTGTTGACTTCAGCAGGTTCTGGTGTTATCGACACAATAAGGTTTGATTTTACATCAAATCACGGAAGCCCTTCACATACCTGTATATATCGTTTGAGAGTTCACGGTTACCAATCTGACTCAGTTTCTATGATGGCAATCCAGCCATAA